One window from the genome of Micromonospora aurantiaca ATCC 27029 encodes:
- a CDS encoding HelD family protein, producing MLYDRLDGMREQAARRLDEELRHTGGTQQARSQRDSTVAMYADQVEQFSAVESGLCFGRLDGDDGAVRYIGRIGIFDSSGDYDPLLMDWRAPAARPFYLATAANPQGVRRRRHLRTRDRKVTGLNDEVLDIAAASPTAHEEVTGEASLLAALNAGRTGRMRDIVETIQAEQDRIIRADLPGVMVVQGGPGTGKTAVALHRAAYLLYTHRQQLSTRGVLLVGPNATFLRYISQVLPTLAETGVLLRTQADLFPGVHARRAEPATTAALKGRAVLAEVLAAAVRDRQWVPDEPVTIELPQREVLTLDPETVRQARDRVRRTGRPHNLARALFDVEIVHALADQVAERIGADPLGGDNLLSEADRAEIRRELREEPEIRAALDELWPVLTPQRLLADLYASPERIATAAPMLTDAERTALHREPGGWTPADVPLLDEAAELLGEDERAAVARRERIRALEREYAEGVLEIWRGSRSIDVEDEADGGEILGVTDLIDADRLSERQEESDRLTTAQRAAADRNWAFGHVIVDEAQELSPMAWRLLMRRCPSRSMTIVGDVAQTGALAGTPSWGEALAPYVADRWRLEELTVSYRTPAEIMAVAADVLAEIDPALRPPRSVRATGVPPWDRTVPADRLVTELVEATAREAASLGDGRLGVLVPTGRVAELGGAVVAALPEATVGEQPELANRIVVLTTEQAKGLEFDSVLVVDPARIVSESPRGHSDLYVALTRATQRLGILRTP from the coding sequence ATGCTGTACGACCGGCTGGACGGCATGCGGGAACAGGCCGCCCGGCGGCTCGACGAGGAGTTGCGCCACACCGGTGGCACGCAGCAGGCCCGCTCGCAGCGCGACTCGACCGTCGCGATGTACGCCGACCAGGTCGAACAGTTCTCCGCTGTGGAGAGCGGCCTGTGCTTCGGCCGCCTCGACGGCGACGACGGCGCGGTCCGCTACATCGGCCGGATCGGGATCTTCGACTCGTCCGGCGACTACGACCCGCTGCTGATGGACTGGCGCGCCCCCGCCGCCCGGCCGTTCTACCTGGCCACCGCCGCCAACCCGCAGGGCGTACGCCGCCGGCGTCACCTGCGCACCCGGGACCGGAAGGTGACCGGGCTCAACGACGAGGTGCTCGACATCGCCGCCGCCTCCCCCACCGCGCACGAGGAGGTGACCGGCGAGGCGTCGCTGCTCGCCGCGCTCAACGCCGGGCGCACCGGCCGGATGCGCGACATCGTCGAGACGATCCAGGCCGAGCAGGACCGGATCATCCGCGCCGACCTGCCCGGCGTGATGGTGGTCCAGGGCGGGCCCGGCACCGGCAAGACGGCCGTGGCGCTGCACCGGGCCGCGTACCTGCTCTACACCCACCGCCAGCAGCTCTCCACCCGCGGCGTGCTGCTGGTCGGCCCGAACGCCACGTTCCTGCGCTACATCTCCCAGGTGCTGCCCACGCTGGCCGAGACCGGCGTGCTGCTGCGTACCCAGGCCGACCTGTTCCCCGGCGTACACGCCCGCCGCGCGGAGCCGGCCACCACCGCGGCGCTGAAGGGCCGCGCGGTGCTGGCCGAGGTGCTGGCCGCCGCGGTCCGCGACCGGCAGTGGGTGCCCGACGAGCCGGTCACCATCGAGCTGCCGCAGCGGGAGGTGCTGACGCTCGACCCGGAGACCGTGCGGCAGGCCCGCGACCGGGTACGCCGCACCGGCCGCCCGCACAACCTCGCCCGCGCCCTGTTCGACGTGGAGATCGTGCACGCGCTCGCCGACCAGGTGGCCGAGCGGATCGGCGCCGACCCGCTGGGCGGGGACAACCTGCTCTCCGAGGCCGACCGCGCGGAGATCCGCCGCGAGCTGCGCGAGGAGCCGGAGATCCGGGCCGCGCTGGACGAACTGTGGCCGGTGCTCACCCCGCAACGCCTGCTCGCCGACCTGTACGCCTCGCCGGAGCGGATCGCCACCGCAGCGCCGATGCTCACCGACGCCGAGCGGACCGCGCTGCACCGCGAGCCGGGCGGCTGGACGCCAGCCGACGTGCCGCTACTGGACGAGGCCGCCGAACTGCTCGGCGAGGACGAACGTGCCGCCGTCGCCCGCCGGGAGCGGATCCGGGCGCTGGAACGCGAGTACGCCGAGGGCGTGCTGGAGATCTGGCGCGGCTCCCGCTCCATCGACGTGGAGGACGAGGCCGACGGCGGTGAGATCCTCGGCGTCACCGACCTGATCGACGCGGACCGGCTCTCCGAGCGGCAGGAGGAGTCCGACCGGCTCACCACCGCCCAGCGCGCCGCCGCCGACCGGAACTGGGCGTTCGGGCATGTGATCGTCGACGAGGCGCAGGAGCTGTCGCCGATGGCCTGGCGGCTGCTGATGCGCCGCTGCCCGAGCCGGTCCATGACGATCGTCGGCGACGTGGCGCAGACCGGTGCGCTCGCTGGCACGCCGTCGTGGGGCGAGGCGCTGGCGCCGTACGTGGCGGACCGGTGGCGGCTGGAGGAGCTGACTGTCAGCTACCGCACCCCGGCCGAGATCATGGCGGTCGCCGCCGACGTGCTGGCCGAGATCGACCCGGCGCTGCGGCCACCCCGCTCGGTACGCGCCACCGGCGTACCGCCGTGGGACCGGACCGTACCGGCGGACCGGCTGGTCACGGAGCTGGTCGAGGCGACGGCCCGGGAGGCCGCGTCGCTCGGAGACGGGCGGCTCGGCGTGCTGGTGCCGACCGGCCGGGTGGCCGAGCTGGGCGGCGCGGTGGTGGCGGCGCTGCCGGAGGCGACGGTGGGCGAGCAGCCGGAGCTGGCGAACCGGATCGTGGTGCTGACCACCGAGCAGGCAAAGGGCCTGGAGTTCGACTCGGTGCTGGTGGTCGACCCGGCCCGGATCGTCTCCGAGTCCCCGAGGGGCCACAGCGACCTCTACGTGGCCCTGACAAGAGCCACCCAGCGCCTAGGCATCCTCCGCACCCCCTGA